A DNA window from Carassius gibelio isolate Cgi1373 ecotype wild population from Czech Republic chromosome A6, carGib1.2-hapl.c, whole genome shotgun sequence contains the following coding sequences:
- the LOC128016101 gene encoding probable G-protein coupled receptor 34, producing MSSITFTNHSSTNRSCPLEEETLRLPLAVLYSLIFLFGLAGNLLALWVFLFLHSRRNSVRVFLINMTLADLVLLACLPFRVLYHAQGNVWSLGPHMCKAVGNLFYMNMYVSITLMGLISLDRYLKIIGVKGSQRGCGQRWLRGSRWSLVTCVLLWSGSLVMVVPMIALVERNEETGKCFQYKQRKHARGKAYFNLFLVAVFWLVFVVLLVSYGRIARRLLHASRDKPDLPNATRYARTAKKSFVVLLLFTICFVPYHTFRGFYVSSQLRDVSCETQRIMGLTNEIMLLFSALNSCLDPVMYFMLSGSVRKATAQALSQFLHLHQEPVMTNSSTTEFRRTSVSHASTAAVLTTSRGNLGLIRSKPGFSADGESCQTDRAAP from the coding sequence ATGAGCAGCATCACCTTCACCAACCACAGCTCCACCAACCGCTCGTGTCCTCTGGAGGAGGAGACCCTGCGCCTCCCGCTGGCCGTGCTGTACTCGCTCATCTTTCTGTTCGGTCTGGCAGGAAACCTGCTGGCGCTGTGGGTCTTCCTCTTCCTGCACTCGCGCAGAAACTCTGTGCGTGTGTTCCTGATCAACATGACGCTGGCGGACCTGGTGCTGCTGGCGTGTCTTCCCTTCCGTGTGCTGTACCACGCTCAGGGGAACGTGTGGTCTCTGGGGCCGCACATGTGTAAGGCGGTGGGTAACCTGTTCTACATGAACATGTACGTCAGCATCACCCTGATGGGTCTGATCAGTCTGGACCGCTATCTGAAGATCATCGGTGTGAAGGGCTCTCAGAGGGGCTGTGGTCAGCGCTGGCTCCGGGGCAGTCGCTGGAGTCTGGTGACCTGTGTTCTGCTGTGGAGCGGCTCTCTGGTGATGGTGGTGCCTATGATTGCGCTGGTGGAGAGAAACGAGGAGACGGGGAAGTGTTTCCAGTACAAGCAGAGAAAGCACGCTAGAGGCAAAGCCTACTTCAATCTGTTCCTGGTGGCGGTGTTCTGGCTGGTGTTCGTGGTGCTGTTGGTGTCATACGGACGGATCGCACGCAGACTGCTGCACGCCTCACGGGACAAACCGGACCTGCCCAACGCCACACGCTACGCTCGCACCGCTAAGAAGTCCTTCGTGGTGCTGCTCCTCTTCACCATCTGCTTCGTGCCGTATCACACCTTCAGGGGCTTCTATGTTTCGTCTCAGCTCCGTGACGTCAGCTGTGAGACGCAGCGGATCATGGGTCTCACCAACGAGATCATGCTACTGTTCTCGGCCCTCAACAGCTGCCTGGACCCCGTCATGTACTTCATGCTCTCGGGCTCGGTGCGCAAGGCCACCGCTCAGGCTTTATCACAGTTCCTACACCTACACCAGGAGCCCGTGATGACCAACAGCTCCACCACAGAGTTTCGGAGGACGTCTGTGTCCCACGCCTCCACCGCTGCGGTGCTGACCACGTCCAGGGGCAATCTGGGACTGATCCGCTCTAAACCCGGCTTCAGCGCTGACGGAGAGTCCTGTCAAACTGATCGAGCAGCACCGTGA